From the genome of Gracilinanus agilis isolate LMUSP501 chromosome 2, AgileGrace, whole genome shotgun sequence, one region includes:
- the ZDHHC22 gene encoding palmitoyltransferase ZDHHC22 gives MLILRLLNVVAPVYFLCISLVTFVLQLFLFLPNMFKDPTITPLFSPALLHGALFLFLSANALGNYILVIQNSPEDMGTRKNAGARGVGTPSEWPEAGRKASSSSQSTHFCRLCARVTLRHDHHCFFTGNCIGSRNMRNFIMFCLYTSLACLYSMVAGVAYISTVLSISFAHPLAFLTLLPHSISQFFSGAVLGSEMFVILMLYLWFGIGLACAGFCCHQLLLVLRGQTRRQVRKGMVVRARPWRKNLQEVFGKRWLLGLLIPMLNVGSDYPRHKGK, from the exons ATGCTCATTCTCAGGTTGCTCAATGTGGTAGCCCCAGTCTACTTCTTGTGCATCTCCTTGGTGACCTTCGTCCTGcagctcttcctcttcctccccaacaTGTTCAAGGACCCCACAATtacccctctcttctctccagctCTGCTACATGgggctctcttcctcttcctttctgccaATGCTCTGGGCAACTACATCTTGGTGATTCAAAACTCACCTGAAGATATGGGAACTCGAAAGAATGCAGGGGCTAGAGGAGTGGGTACTCCTTCTGAGTGGCCAGAGGCAGGCAGGAAGGCCTCATCCTCCTCACAGAGCACCCACTTTTGCAGGCTCTGTGCTAGAGTGACCCTGAGACACGACCATCACTGTTTCTTCACAGGAAACTGCATCGGAAGCAGAAACATGAGAAACTTCATTATGTTTTGTCTTTATACCTCCTTGGCTTGTCTCTACTCCATGGTGGCTGGAGTCGCCTATATCTCCACTGTACTCTCGATCTCCTTTGCCCATCCTTTGGCATTCCTAACACTCCTGCCTCACTCCATTAGCCAGTTTTTCTCAG GAGCTGTCCTTGGTTCTGAAATGTTCGTCATCCTCATGCTATACCTCTGGTTTGGAATTGGACTGGCTTGTGCTGGCTTCTGCTGCCATCAACTCCTGTTGGTCCTCAGGGGACAGACCCGACGCCAGGTTCGGAAGGGGATGGTGGTGCGTGCTCGCCCCTGGAGGAAGAATCTGCAAGAGGTGTTCGGAAAGAGATGGCTCCTGGGCCTCCTGATCCCCATGCTCAATGTGGGGAGTGATTACCCTCGACATAAGGGCAAATAA